The Penaeus chinensis breed Huanghai No. 1 chromosome 6, ASM1920278v2, whole genome shotgun sequence genomic interval CTAACAacgtgtatacctatatatcaacataaacatagacacacagacaaacacatcagcCCATCCCCGTTCGTCTTATCAAGCTATGAAATGGCCTTTGGAATGAAGTGCAGAAGAAGTTTTACAGGTAAGTCAAGCTCTCGTGTTAAGTGTGAAGTTACTGATTTAGTGTTTTAAggatatgttatttttgtttttattctaaaGTCTGGTCtgcgttcatatgtgtgtgtgtgtgtgtgtgtgtgtgtgtgtgtgtgtgtgtgtgtgtgtgtgtgtgtgtgtgtgtgtgtgtgtgtgtgtgtgtgtgtgtgttttatattattccattttcttctatttcttatttatatattttaagtattaatattttaatattaatactaaatcTAGTATTACGTATTTTTGATATACATTACACAGACACCAGTTCTGACCACTCATCGTAATTACTAAAAGAATCACAGTACATGTCTCTAAAAATACCCCAAATACAATCATAATTCCAGATTCCAACCTATTAACACGCATGACAaacagaagtaaagaaaagaaaagaaaaagataataataatgataatgatgataataataatgataataatatctatagtaataataataataataataatgataatgataataataataataataataataataataataatgataataataataataaagataatacggaAACGAACGAATAAAAGACAGatgcaaaaacagaaagaaaaaaatgagtaaacatacaaaacgaaaaaacgaaaagaaaaaaatagtcattTATTACACCACCAGTACTCCAAGCGTCGAATAGTGTTCAAACACGAGGTAACACGAATCGCCCTTTCACGAGAGAGAAGTCAGTGGACGATAACGTTGGGTATTGAGCCAACACACGAACGGTAAAGTGTCTCCCTGGTAGGCACGTAATCACGGCTTGCTTCCTTGTGGAGATGAGATTGAAACCgtataggtggagggggagaggaagggagggagagagggagggaggggggaagggagaggggaagggaggggggaagggagggagagaggtagggaggggggaagggagggaagaagggagagggggagagaggtagggaggggggaagggagggagagaggtagggaggggggatgggatggaaggagggagagaggaagggagggagagaggtagggaggggggatgggatggaaggagggaggaggagaggaagggagtgagggaggggggaagggagagaggtagggagggggggagggagggaaggagggagggggggagggaaggaggaagggagggaggaagagaggaaggaggaagggagggaaggaggaagggagagagagagggaaggagggagagaaggagagagagagggagggagggagggagagaaaaggggaaggaaggagggagggagggaagggaggaagtgtgagaaggagtgagggaataaagaagagagggagggaggaaagggaggagagagggagggagggaaggaatgagggagggagggagggagagagggagagagggaaggagggaggtagggagtgcttaaaggagtgagaatgaaaaaggagaaagggaggaagtgagagggaaaggacggagggaggtaaggaggatgaggagagaagaaaggagataggaagaacagaaggaaaaggggagaaaatgcaAGGAGacatgagaagaaggaagacagggagagacagaacgagggatgaagaggggagtaaagggaagaagagaagaggcgataaatgagagagacagagagagagcgaaggggattAGAGAAAGCGTaacaaaacgaataaaagaaagaaagatagatagagagagagaaagagagagagagagagagagagagagagagagagagagagagaaagagagagagaaagagaaagagagagagagagagagagagagagagagagagagagagagagagtgagagagagagagagagagagagaaagagagagagagagagacagagagagagagagagagagagagatagagagagagagagagagagagagagaaagagagagagagagagagcgagagagagagagagagagagagagagagagagagagagagagagagaaggagacataaaataagagaaaaagagagagagagagataaaataatagatgaagatataccactaaataaaatagaataaaagttttAACTAAAGAGATGGGGAAAATGACAACCACGTCACTTTAACATGCTTGACATATGCGACCATCTCACAGTTTCCTTGACATGACGATCAGAGAGTTAAAAGCAGTTAACGGGATTTTTAATAATGAGTAAATTTCACTTCTTTTGAGGTAACGTTTTGAGATGACCGGTTATAGTGTCACTTCTCTtatgcatttctttctctctctttcttttttctttctttctttcttttatatatatttgttttctttttctttctatatttccttttttctttccttgtttttacctttctctttctttttctcaatttgtttctctttttcatttttgttggtctctctctcactctctctctctctctctttctctctctttctctctctttctctctctctctctctcttctctctctctctctctctctctctctctctctctctctctctctctctctctctctctctctctctctctttcttatcatctttgcctctctcttcttcttcactcagtttccccttccttttaatcttttattcttatctatttccattttcttatcttCAATCAcctattttctgtctatttttcgcatttctctttgcctcttattcttatttttttcttaatcatccttttttccttttctttatctacctCTTCATCTATTTTACAGTTtccattttcttatctctcttttttcgctgtcttattttttcttaatttttctttctacttctctcttcgtttgtcctttttatgtctttgttttctcattcttctcattatcgaggttccttctctttcccccttttcttttgctctttatctttatcttcatcatttttatttttattattttttgttgcctgtgtgtgtatgtgtgtgtgtgtgtgtgtgtgtgtgtatgtgtgggtgtatgtgtgggtgtatgtgtgtgtgagtgtgtgtgtgtgtgtatgtgtgtgtttatttgtgtgtgtgtgtgtgtgtgtgtctatatgtgggtgtgtgtgtgtgtgtgtgtggcagggaGAATTTCCAGCAAACATATGAATATTTCATTCTTTGAGGAAGTGTCTTAGGGTGAAAATTCTTAACGGACAGCCTCGagttgcacagacacacacacacacacagacacacgcacacatacacccccccccccccacacacacacacacaaacacacacacacacgcacacacactctcaatcaCCCATTCActtactctcgttctctctctttctctctctctctctctctctctcactctctctctctctctctttctctctctcttctctctctccccccccccctctctctctctctctctctctctctctctctctctctctctctctctctctctctctctctctctctctctctctctctctctctcttaaataaatgaatatactgaattaataataatctaatatcattaccgtatttctctctttcgtaagTGAGGAGGTAATGCAGTTTAAAGCGGGGTTGCGTGCTAGGAAACGCAAAATAGCCAATTACTAGGAGCTATTATGACTAAGAATGACTGACGTGAGACCGTATAGCTGTATTGCTGTTCACgttcacgcacatgtacacacacacacacacatgtacacatacacacacagacatgtacacactcactcactcgatcacacacacacgcatgtacacgctcacccgtgtacatgcacacacacacacacacacacaagcacacagacacagacaaacatgaacacacagaGAAGACGAGGAAGTATATGAAGTCACGTTTCTCTGTGTAAtacgagtgaatgtgtgtgtgtgaaagagagagagagggggccaggcaggcaggcagacagacagatagatagacagacagacagatagacagacagacagatagatagacagatagacagacagagactgagattgagattaagagagacagacagacagacagacagacagacagacagacagacagacaggcagacagacagacagacagatagacaggcaaacaaacaaacaaacaaataacaacagaaaacagaAGCAGGAAGTTCTTCTtttaagcaaaaaaacaaaacaaaaaacaaagaaaacatgtcATAAAAACACAGcaataaaagtaaacaagaaaaaaaaaaatgaaagaaacagcaggctaagtctctccctctcccctcctcccctctcctcccctccccaccccccacccccgaaaaaaaaaaaaaaaaaaaaaaaaaaaatctgacagctTCTGAAAAGACGCCGCGGCCCCTCGTATTTTCCCCACTTCCCGTTACACCTTCGTTACAAACACAAGGGATCAAGGCGATGCGAAAACATATGGGCCTCGATTCGCTTCTGACGGTGCCTTATGACTCTCGCAACAGGATCATACACCTCAACGGACGCCAGTTGTAGGATCTAAGGCTAATAATTGGTATTTCGTATTCTGGTTCTCATGAGATTTGGTGTTCTGGTGTTTATACTTTGCTGGGAAGTGTGTAGAtgaagaggaatagatagataggtagatagatggataggtaggtagatagatagagagttaggtagatagatagatagatagatagatagatagatatatatatggaaggatagatggataggtaggtagatatattgatagatatatagactgataggtaggtaaatagatagatagacggataggtaggttgttagatagatagatagacggataggtaggtaaatagatagataaatagatagatagtttgatgtACAGATGGATAtttagattcatagatagataggtaaataggtagatacattgatatatagatgtatgtatgtatgcatgcatgcatacatacatacatacatacatgcatacatacatacatacatacatacatacatgcatgcatacatacacacagacaaataaagagagaagaagacagacgcAGACAAAAATTACACAAAAATACACGAAGACGAATATAGTAAGAGACCGTTTGAGGGCGCTGGGGGTCACCGTGCTATACCATAAACAGCGCGGATAGGTATGCTTGGCGTGAATAATGACTGAATGTCTTGCGAATTGCtaaaatgagaaaggagggaaagaaagataaaaattgcTGGTCACTCGCGCTTGTTGCTTGTTGCATTGCAATGGGTGAGTACTGTTTTTtttcggttgtgtgtgtgtgtgtgtgtgtgtgtgtgtgtgtgtgtgtgtgtgtgtgtgtgtgtgtgtgtgtgtgtgtgtgtgtctagatagaggagaagaaagtgagagagaagagagatagagagttagatagatagatagatagatagatagagagagagagagagagagagagagagagagagagagagagagagagagttatgtatcgtggtatatatgtatatatacggcacatgcatacacacaagctAAAATTGGAGTAATAACATAgcatcacattttctctctctctctctctctctctctgtctctctctctctctctctctctctctctctctctctctctctctctctcttctctctctctctctccctctctctctctctctctctctctcgtctttatcCATTTTCAAAAAAAGATACACATATTTTGGGTGATCAATTTACTCATCATAAAACCACACCTGTCATCGATGTTAGAATCAACGCCAATTCACCTCGAATATACGCgttctaaaaaaaaagtatactcaCTTAGAATGTAGAAAAATAGCAGTAAGAGAATATACCTTGAAATTAAGGAATATATCTGAAACTTTAGGAATGTAATTTAGAATTAAGAACTGGTAcgagataatacacacacacacacacacacacacacacacacacacacacacacacacacacatatatatatatatatatgtgtgtgtgtgtgtgtgtgtgtgtgtgtgtgtgtgtgtgtgtgtgtgtgtgtgtgtgtgtgtgtgtaaggaaaaaGGTATGTTTGCTAGAATTGTACAAACTACACTGCAAAatattaaaaacgaaaaaaaacaacaaaacactggtaaaaaagtaaaaaaaaataataataaataaaataaaattcaaaacaaaggtaaattaaaatgtaaaaaaaaaggaaatataaaaaaacaaaaaacaaaagtaaaaagaatgAAACAGTTAAAGAAtctaatgaaaaacaaataataataatttaaaagatCAAAACACCAACCACCAAATCCACACCGTAACCACGATCCACTAGCAAAGTGAACCCCCACCTCCCAGGTCCCGGGGCACGAACACGTGATCGACTCAGTTAGTGAACGCAGCTACCCGAGGCTTCGAACACCGTTGCCAAGACCGAACACAAACCTCTGCCCTACTTCCCTGTCCTCTCAACCTCGCTTATGTGGCACCGTTGTTAGCCTTAGGGACAAGGTCGAGTAGTTTAAGGTTTACCCTGTgtgtgaggaaggaggagtgtgTGTTGCGTCAGAGGCGCTGTGGAGTAGCGGTACTTGGATGGGTTGGTTtattatatggtgtgtgtgtgtgtgtgtttatagatatatgtctgtatctgtttctgtagattcatgtttgtgtctatgtgtctggttatctatctgtctttctgtctgtctgtctaatctgtcacatacacacacatatatatgcaaatataaatgtatacatctacatatgtgtgtgtatatatatatatatatatttatatatgtatatatatatatatatatcagaaataagagggagacagacagacagccaaaagacaaatatatacatatatatatatatgtatgtgtgtgtgtgtgtgtgtgtgtgtgtgtgtgtgtgtgtgtgtgtgtgtgtgtgtgtgtgtgtgcgtgtgtgtgtgtgtgtgtgtgtattatatatatatatatatatatatatatatatatatatatatatagagagagagagagagagagagagagagagagatagagagagataaacagacagaaacagacagactgacagactagactgaccgactgacagacatataatcacaaaacaaagagaaaagagaacaagattggggaaaaaaaatgaataaaacaacctTAGAGAAAAACAACCTTTTGCTTTTCagatcagataaaaaaaatacccatAGCACCTTCATAAAAAGCGGTTATAGACCACACGTCACCCAGGCCCCAAACAGCAAGACATAACGAGGGAGATTAAACGCAAAACCCGCCGCCAGTGGACCATATCTCCCGCGGGCGGTGGAGGGCCGTTCGCTCGTCACCCATTtccccttcacttctctttcctgATTATCCGGAAtttccgtcttctctttcttagttatccttgttttccttctttcttaattattcctattttccttctttcttaattctccctgttttccttcttctctttcttaattttccctgttttccttctttattctttcttaattctccctactttccttctttaatctttcttaattttccctattttccttattcttaattcccctaattttctttcttccttaattctccctattttctttctttcttaattctccctattttctttctttcttaattctccctattttctttctttcttaattctccctatttccttcttttctttcttaattcccttgttttccttctttttttcttaattctccctatttccccttctcttctttcttaattctccctattttccttctAGTTCTTTCTTGATTTCCccgtcttttccctcttccttcttctctttcctacttccctcatttccccgGCTCCTTCCCCttaactccctctcctccccttcccccccccccccccctcccatctgccTCTatacattcctcctctccttccccctcttcctatcctccttcccactcaacccccccttctccctccctctctattacccccccttctccctccctctctattaaccccccctctccctccctttctattaccgcccccccccccccaccttctccatcTGCCCCTTCCTCATACTTAGATaactcccccacccacccgcccaccctcaGGTGATGGGCGCACCTTGGACACGCGCCtagaatgggagggggagtgagggggggggttaTCGTAACcactggtggggagggggggcgggggagttaGCTTAGTGTGGGTTCaccttatattatattcatactacttgtatgtatgtgtgtgtgggtgggtgtgtgtatgtgtgtgtgtgtgtgtgtgtgtgtgtgtgtgtgtgttgtgtgtgtgtgtcgctcttcTGCCTATCTACTAATCTCTCCATCTACCtgcttatatgtttatctgtctatcgatctgcctacctacctacatctctgtctattcatctgtctatccacctgtctttctgtctgcttatctacctatctatctatctctcctttgctcccttcctcactctctttatgcccccccccctcccctccctccattcataaattttatcctccctctctctctctctctctctctctctctctctctctctcatctctctctctctctctctctctctctctctctctctctctctctctctctttctctctccctccctccctccctctctctctctctctctctctctctctctctctctctctctctctctctctctctctctcttctctctctctctttctctctctctctttctctctctttctctcctctcttctctctctctctctctctctctctctctctcctctctctctctctctctctctctcttctctctctctctctctctctttctctctctctctctctcttctctctctctgtttctctctctcttctctctctctttctctctctctctctctctctctctctctctctctctcctctctctctctctctcctctctctcttctctctctctctctctctctctctctctctccctccctctctctctctctctctctctctctctctctctctctctctctctctctctctctctctctcctctctctctctctctctctctctctctctctcttctctctctctctctctctccctctctctctctctctctctctctctctctctctctctctctctctctctctctctctctctctctccctccctccctctctctctctctctccctccctccctccctccctccctccctccctccctccctctctctctctctctctctctgataattccTAGATTTATCTTCAAATGACGAATGTTGTCTTTTGTTCAACAGTGTTCATCGCGCCTCATTTAGCACTCGTACTCTAACATTTTGTGCAGTCTTCTTTGCGTTGACATGTGCACACTCAGAGCTGCATAACTAGGAGCTGACGGGGctgcatgtgtgttatatatatatatatatatatatatatatatatatatatatatatatatgtgtgtgtgtgttgtgtgtgtgtgtgtgtgtgtgtgtgtgtgtgtgtgtgtgtgtgtgtgtgtgcgcgcgagtgtgtgcgtgtgtgtgtgtgtgtaggcatataaatatgtgtatgtgtatatatatatatatatatatatatatatataattatacagaaatatctatgttcatgtatatatacataaaaaaaacagttaaataaaGACTTTACTGAGgaagacatacatagataaactAATACAAATTAAGATCTGATGATAACTACTAACCATTATGTTTCCCCATTTTATTTTGCCCCATTCTCTCAGACTTGCTTTTACTCCGCAGGAACCAAGATGGCAAGAAAAATCGTGGGCGTATTTGTGGTCGCAGTGTGTCTACTGTCTGGGGTGTCGGCCGGCCGTATCGAGCCCAGGTCTTTAATGTCTAGTTTGTTCAAGTTAGTATCTCTTATTTCTTGGTGATGTTGTTCGTAATGTTGATTCTTACAGCTGAATGATATATATAGGTTTCGCTTTTTTTGTTGTGATTACTGATATTATGTGATATTGGAGGTATTCGTATCATAATCGTTAAATTCTAATGGGACAGAACGCGGCTGGGAGACCTTTACAAGCTGAGGGACTCGTTGCAAGGAGGCTTCCAAgatacaacaacaaccacaacaactacaacaaccacaaccacaacaccgAGGCCACCGTCGAGTGCGCAATGGTCCCACTCCGACCTGGACTCCGACGACGTCTACAGAGGTCTGGCCGATCTCTTTAGCCAAAAGGGAGAAGCCAAGCACGACATCCACGTCTCCAACGGGTATGACGTCCGGAAGCAGAATTTGCCGAGGCCCAATGCTTACTCCTTTTCCGAAGTGGACATGTGGCAGCCGAACCACGCCCAGCTGGAGGGCGTGGGCGGCGAGGACACGCGGGGGGGACAAGGACAGGGGAATGGTATCGAAGAGGGACCTTTTGGAAATCCGGGGAACGCGACGTCGGGAGTGGAAGGTAGAGAAGACGCCCCTCAGGAGTACTGGACGAGGATCAAGAGCATCGTGGGGAACATGAAGTCGATCCTGGAGCAGATGTACCCCCCGGGGAGCGACGAGGAGGAGCTGCCGTTCCAAGTGATCGACAAAGTGGTCAAGTTCGGAGACAAAGTGAACTTTCTGAACCGCCTCCGGGAGACGTTCGACCACGAGCTCCTGGGCTTCCTCGGACACAAGTGGGACGACATCAAGGACAACGTGATCAACAGCAGCCCCGTCC includes:
- the LOC125026267 gene encoding uncharacterized protein LOC125026267, translating into MAFGMKCRRSFTGTKMARKIVGVFVVAVCLLSGVSAGRIEPRSLMSSLFKTRLGDLYKLRDSLQGGFQDTTTTTTTTTTTTTTPRPPSSAQWSHSDLDSDDVYRGLADLFSQKGEAKHDIHVSNGYDVRKQNLPRPNAYSFSEVDMWQPNHAQLEGVGGEDTRGGQGQGNGIEEGPFGNPGNATSGVEGREDAPQEYWTRIKSIVGNMKSILEQMYPPGSDEEELPFQVIDKVVKFGDKVNFLNRLRETFDHELLGFLGHKWDDIKDNVINSSPVLKTVLSFDTREMTGNILMGLVKQVGHLLHQQAFTHLSELDFVTELMRTSGFKDSEIYQVFELLDLPTDTVESEAESRQLGYSGYGIEKSGGYGHSGGGGGGYGGGGYMQSFDPFVLLAGLAFATFLAYLIYRLLSSTTGRRREVPDVSLALDLSDLPDVVSNIYSWLEKTEALYGGDVEEADGPPGSCVKVPLRPNTKPDQP